The following are from one region of the Nocardia terpenica genome:
- a CDS encoding toprim domain-containing protein codes for MTADVGPSFELIRDAFVTVSGQSTNNGAWATFLCPAHDDNQASAAIKYDAHQHKTIVRCFAGCPDTAVLDSLGLTVGDLFDEPASDNQRHRVPISRDHRSQASPAGRRKRRSLGKQLGWPIDVAHYVYRDIHGVRIGRVIRTRTEFEHGSKKGFYLRRYEPSTGTWPLGAFEPVLYRLPQVSTAIGTSRTIWLCEGEKDADRAVTLGLTATCNALGAGSFTPAHAQQLTGARRVVIVADRDPAGYTHARAVRQLVHPLVQQVTVVQARDGNDLNDHLDAGHSLEDLEPATELGYSEIDFADLIEPQLEPAFAEPEQFEAADPRLQRLLACALPSQREPSGPMSAALAGSTAWAAAESLRQIASTDAGAVL; via the coding sequence ATGACCGCCGATGTAGGACCGTCGTTCGAGCTGATACGGGACGCATTCGTCACCGTCAGCGGTCAGTCGACCAACAACGGGGCCTGGGCCACGTTCTTGTGCCCGGCTCACGATGACAACCAGGCCAGCGCGGCAATCAAATACGATGCGCACCAACATAAGACAATCGTCCGCTGCTTCGCCGGATGCCCGGATACCGCAGTACTGGACAGCCTCGGGTTGACCGTTGGCGACCTATTCGACGAACCCGCATCCGACAACCAAAGACACCGCGTGCCCATATCGCGGGACCACCGATCGCAGGCGTCGCCTGCCGGACGGCGCAAACGACGCAGCCTTGGTAAGCAACTCGGGTGGCCCATCGACGTGGCCCACTATGTCTACCGCGACATCCACGGCGTGCGGATCGGCCGAGTGATCCGCACCCGCACCGAATTCGAACACGGCTCGAAAAAGGGGTTCTACCTACGGCGATACGAACCCTCCACCGGCACATGGCCATTGGGCGCGTTCGAGCCGGTGCTGTACCGCCTGCCACAAGTTTCCACCGCGATCGGGACCAGCCGAACCATCTGGCTATGCGAAGGCGAAAAAGACGCCGACCGCGCTGTCACCCTGGGCCTCACGGCCACCTGTAACGCCCTGGGCGCGGGCTCATTCACCCCCGCCCACGCGCAACAACTGACCGGAGCACGCCGAGTGGTCATCGTGGCGGACCGGGACCCGGCCGGTTACACACATGCCCGCGCCGTCCGGCAACTGGTGCATCCCCTGGTCCAACAAGTGACCGTCGTCCAGGCACGTGACGGCAACGATCTGAACGATCACCTCGATGCCGGTCACAGTCTCGAAGATCTCGAACCTGCCACTGAACTTGGTTACTCGGAGATCGACTTCGCCGATCTGATCGAGCCGCAACTAGAACCAGCCTTCGCTGAGCCCGAACAGTTCGAGGCTGCCGACCCTCGGCTTCAACGACTTCTGGCTTGTGCGCTTCCATCCCAGCGGGAACCTAGCGGCCCCATGTCGGCAGCACTTGCCGGGTCAACGGCTTGGGCTGCTGCGGAGTCGTTGAGACAGATTGCTTCCACCGACGCAGGAGCGGTGCTGTGA
- a CDS encoding SCO6880 family protein — translation MSQRVYGRWERPRSAGLFGLTWGVSMLGMALVVAVMVGFMVTRSILVAGALIVAGTVIFVPLVITRNGRTGWETLLLRSQFVLARRRGEHIYRAGRFSMIPGTSRLPGLLADSTMVEYETPGGRRFGMIHIRRTDHYTVVLRVRPRGKELVDQAQIDDWVTGYGQFLATQGRDEIVAVTAVLEHVVETRLQQRREVARLVRPQAPEFARTVMTEAGASGGSGVRIEARIALTYRPLGHAKTHRDRAEQAKEIGQRLQGVLAHLNNAGLPATPMTAAEVLGMVRSRYDLAAQADVEEAGEDILATQGWDAAGPISHLDSWDHFVHDGGRSVTWEMDAAPRGTVLETGMEELLRPRPDVPRKRVAIVYRLHSAGDAAKMVDSDYRDALAAEQTERGIASAAASIRVANTQASRQEQARGAGLTRFGMLITVSDRLDADLPGIEASVTAMTAASRLGVRRCYGYQASAFAASLGIGLVLPEHGSISRRMSA, via the coding sequence ATGAGTCAACGCGTGTACGGACGATGGGAACGACCGCGCTCGGCCGGGCTGTTCGGCCTCACGTGGGGTGTGTCGATGCTCGGCATGGCTCTGGTGGTCGCGGTGATGGTCGGATTCATGGTCACCCGCTCGATCCTGGTGGCGGGTGCTCTGATCGTGGCCGGGACCGTGATATTCGTGCCCCTGGTGATCACCCGCAACGGCCGAACCGGTTGGGAGACACTGCTGTTGCGCTCCCAGTTCGTCCTCGCCCGGCGGCGTGGCGAGCACATCTATCGGGCAGGCCGGTTCTCGATGATCCCCGGCACCTCCCGGCTGCCGGGGTTGCTGGCCGACTCCACCATGGTCGAATACGAGACCCCCGGCGGCCGACGCTTCGGCATGATCCATATCCGCCGCACCGACCACTACACGGTGGTGCTGCGGGTGCGGCCTCGCGGCAAAGAGTTGGTGGATCAGGCCCAGATCGATGACTGGGTGACCGGATACGGGCAGTTCCTGGCCACCCAGGGCCGCGACGAGATCGTCGCCGTGACCGCGGTATTGGAACACGTCGTCGAGACCCGGTTGCAGCAGCGGCGCGAGGTCGCACGACTGGTCCGCCCGCAAGCACCCGAGTTCGCGCGCACGGTGATGACCGAAGCCGGCGCCTCCGGCGGGTCCGGGGTGCGGATCGAGGCCCGCATCGCGCTGACCTACCGGCCTCTCGGCCACGCAAAGACCCACCGCGACCGTGCCGAACAAGCCAAGGAAATCGGGCAACGCCTGCAAGGCGTGCTGGCGCATCTGAACAATGCCGGTTTGCCGGCCACGCCGATGACCGCGGCAGAAGTACTGGGGATGGTGCGCTCGCGCTACGACCTCGCCGCACAGGCGGATGTGGAAGAAGCCGGTGAGGACATCCTGGCCACTCAGGGTTGGGACGCGGCCGGTCCGATCTCGCACCTGGACTCCTGGGACCATTTCGTGCACGACGGTGGCCGGTCGGTGACCTGGGAAATGGATGCCGCTCCGCGCGGCACCGTTCTGGAGACCGGGATGGAGGAGTTGCTGCGCCCGCGGCCGGACGTGCCGCGTAAGCGGGTTGCGATCGTGTATCGGCTGCACTCGGCTGGGGATGCCGCGAAGATGGTGGACTCCGACTACCGCGATGCCCTGGCTGCGGAGCAGACCGAACGTGGAATCGCTTCTGCCGCAGCGTCGATCCGCGTGGCGAACACGCAAGCGTCCCGGCAGGAACAGGCCCGCGGCGCGGGGTTGACCCGGTTCGGGATGCTGATCACCGTCAGCGACCGCCTGGATGCGGACCTGCCCGGCATCGAGGCATCGGTGACGGCCATGACCGCCGCGTCCCGGCTCGGGGTCCGGCGCTGCTACGGCTACCAAGCCTCGGCGTTCGCGGCCTCGCTGGGTATCGGACTCGTGCTGCCTGAGCACGGGTCGATTTCGCGCCGGATGTCGGCATGA
- a CDS encoding C40 family peptidase, with translation MNNSKTILLSVAIIPLLLTVVLIAIIGSESGQSCAAMPGGVGGPTGQSLAGLSESQLRLARDGVAIGKQRRQPENTIVAELAAQGTESGFRNLANSAVPESLTFPHDGVGADHDSVGPHQMRAGIWGSVGMAELMHPQYQINWFYDQADKLGPGGSSLAPADLAQAVEQSAPNAYAGSLDLARQLYTLFADNDTSTMAPGTQGCGPSGSSPLNAAPPGTFGAAVLAAAQRWIGTPYAWGGGDTSGPTRGEDGVVGFDCSGLTLYAIFQASGGQISLPHYTQAQQDDPRATAIPFEQRRPGDLIYFTKPGEHDSHHVGILAGNSNGTDLVLNSPATGQNTKIEPLTDWNGERIDIRRFGQSPPISHSEPQLST, from the coding sequence ATGAACAACTCCAAAACAATTCTCTTGAGCGTCGCAATAATACCACTATTGCTGACCGTCGTCCTGATAGCGATCATCGGATCGGAATCCGGGCAGTCCTGCGCCGCCATGCCGGGCGGGGTCGGTGGCCCGACGGGGCAGTCGCTGGCGGGCCTGAGTGAATCCCAGCTTCGGCTCGCCCGTGACGGTGTTGCGATCGGCAAACAACGCCGCCAACCCGAGAACACGATCGTTGCCGAGCTGGCTGCGCAAGGCACCGAGAGCGGGTTCCGCAACTTGGCCAACTCCGCGGTGCCGGAATCGCTGACCTTCCCCCATGACGGAGTGGGCGCCGATCACGACAGCGTCGGCCCCCATCAGATGCGCGCCGGGATCTGGGGATCGGTGGGCATGGCCGAACTCATGCACCCGCAGTACCAGATCAACTGGTTCTACGACCAGGCCGACAAGCTCGGTCCCGGTGGCAGCTCACTCGCCCCCGCGGACCTCGCTCAAGCCGTCGAGCAGTCCGCGCCGAACGCCTACGCCGGCAGCCTCGACCTCGCCCGCCAGCTCTACACGCTGTTCGCCGACAACGATACCTCCACCATGGCGCCCGGCACCCAAGGATGCGGCCCCTCCGGCAGCAGCCCCTTGAACGCCGCTCCTCCCGGTACGTTCGGCGCCGCCGTCCTTGCGGCGGCACAACGGTGGATTGGCACCCCATATGCGTGGGGAGGCGGCGACACCAGCGGCCCGACCCGCGGCGAGGACGGAGTTGTCGGGTTCGACTGCTCCGGGCTCACCCTCTACGCCATTTTCCAAGCATCCGGCGGGCAGATTTCACTACCGCATTACACCCAGGCCCAGCAAGACGACCCACGCGCCACCGCAATTCCTTTCGAACAGAGACGCCCTGGCGACCTCATCTATTTCACCAAACCCGGTGAACACGACTCACATCACGTCGGGATCCTCGCAGGTAACAGCAACGGAACCGACCTCGTCCTCAACTCGCCAGCCACAGGACAAAATACAAAAATCGAACCCCTTACAGACTGGAATGGCGAGCGTATAGATATCCGTCGCTTCGGCCAATCGCCTCCAATCTCCCATTCCGAACCGCAGTTGTCGACATAA
- a CDS encoding DUF4913 domain-containing protein gives MSSEPESDTEAPALAYPWFVDWLDDWFFPQYTLRLASGNREGTHTWCSEWWRHRVVAVRLAALWQAWEAARITPDGSAMDSWWLMHADPTMRVLTDAANGPMWRCTPQRHDPVATLPVKPVPPGFFPRPATPEPVSATRTGNTATSSPNGQTAGGRPSTDTVTDLDDGLEL, from the coding sequence ATGAGCAGCGAACCCGAATCCGATACCGAGGCCCCGGCGCTGGCCTACCCGTGGTTCGTCGACTGGCTCGACGACTGGTTCTTTCCGCAGTACACCCTGCGGCTTGCTTCCGGCAACAGGGAGGGGACTCACACCTGGTGCTCGGAATGGTGGCGGCACCGCGTGGTCGCCGTGCGTCTTGCGGCGTTGTGGCAGGCGTGGGAGGCCGCGCGGATCACCCCGGACGGGTCGGCCATGGACAGTTGGTGGCTCATGCACGCCGACCCCACCATGCGTGTCCTCACTGATGCCGCCAACGGGCCGATGTGGCGCTGCACCCCGCAACGCCACGACCCGGTGGCGACACTGCCGGTCAAACCGGTCCCACCCGGATTCTTCCCCCGACCGGCGACGCCGGAACCGGTGAGCGCCACCCGAACCGGCAACACGGCCACGTCTTCACCGAATGGACAGACCGCCGGTGGACGCCCCAGTACCGACACCGTGACCGACCTGGACGACGGCCTCGAACTCTGA
- a CDS encoding type IV secretory system conjugative DNA transfer family protein — MKVTRETRRTNKSGIGEETAALLIGCGVVILGLLVWGALTLGCWWAGLPATKNPPAALIRIATGTQPWPWQSTVILVVLAAAVAVGAFRLWHEKHGRGRLDYAARTMQPVRTLSGATRSDVADIARRLLSDAPDIAKSSPGIALGVPVAGGGPVYLTWEMPATFVSGTRTGKTMAWAIPAALSAPGAMLSTSNKPDLYAHTRYGREQVGRVWLCDLQGVTGHRRAEFWWNPLAHIDTLAGARKLASFFISASREPGDRKDAYFDGAAMDLLSTYILAAACAEGDLVHAAEWLGRDQDETPVLILHRFNHHNAARLITEKQSLTSRQRDGVFDMARRFLGSLTDETYAWVILPPHRRMISVSGDEQAGIDLTSEPDNKPVHDLPEFDPWAFVDSRDSLYALSMEGPDSAAPIMTALVGQIVEAALDSARRRANGRLRVPLVCVLDEAANCCKLGELPNYFTYAGGHGVILMVWLQVLEQGKQIWGEEGLYKMFAQSVECYGGGIGDTTYLRRWVELIGNHEVADTQINTSRGGTGYTRSWRSEPIAEVTDLAALEKDRAIVRIPGNKPVLVRKTFWGDTEFAPLIHRSLELYEEENAP; from the coding sequence GTGAAGGTGACGCGAGAAACCCGCCGTACCAACAAGTCCGGCATCGGCGAAGAGACCGCGGCGCTGCTGATCGGCTGCGGCGTAGTGATACTCGGGCTCCTGGTCTGGGGCGCGTTGACGTTGGGTTGCTGGTGGGCTGGACTGCCCGCGACCAAGAACCCACCCGCCGCATTGATCAGAATCGCGACTGGTACCCAGCCGTGGCCCTGGCAGTCGACGGTCATTCTTGTTGTGCTCGCTGCCGCCGTGGCAGTCGGTGCGTTTCGGCTCTGGCATGAAAAGCACGGCCGTGGCCGTCTCGACTACGCCGCGCGCACCATGCAACCGGTGCGGACCTTGTCCGGTGCTACTCGCAGCGATGTAGCCGACATTGCCCGACGACTGTTGTCCGACGCTCCCGATATCGCCAAATCTTCGCCTGGGATCGCGCTGGGTGTCCCGGTTGCCGGAGGCGGCCCGGTGTACTTGACCTGGGAAATGCCCGCCACGTTCGTCTCGGGTACACGGACAGGCAAGACGATGGCGTGGGCGATCCCCGCTGCGTTATCGGCCCCCGGCGCAATGTTATCCACTTCGAACAAGCCCGATCTGTATGCCCACACTCGGTATGGCCGCGAACAGGTGGGGCGTGTCTGGTTATGCGACCTTCAGGGCGTCACCGGGCACCGGCGGGCTGAATTCTGGTGGAATCCCTTGGCGCACATCGACACCCTCGCCGGTGCCCGCAAGCTCGCGTCGTTCTTCATCTCCGCCAGCCGAGAACCCGGCGACCGGAAAGATGCCTACTTCGACGGTGCGGCAATGGATTTGCTGTCCACCTACATCCTCGCCGCCGCCTGCGCCGAGGGCGACCTCGTGCACGCCGCCGAATGGCTCGGACGCGATCAGGACGAAACCCCGGTACTGATCCTGCACCGGTTCAACCATCACAACGCCGCGCGCCTGATCACCGAAAAGCAAAGCCTCACCAGCAGGCAGCGAGACGGCGTATTCGACATGGCCAGAAGGTTTCTCGGCTCACTGACCGACGAAACCTACGCGTGGGTGATACTCCCACCGCACCGCCGAATGATCTCTGTCTCCGGCGACGAACAGGCGGGCATCGACCTCACCAGTGAACCGGACAACAAGCCCGTGCACGACCTTCCGGAGTTCGACCCATGGGCGTTCGTCGACAGCCGCGACAGCCTGTATGCGCTATCCATGGAAGGTCCCGATAGCGCCGCGCCGATCATGACCGCCCTCGTCGGCCAAATCGTCGAAGCCGCACTCGATTCCGCGCGCCGCCGGGCGAACGGGCGGCTGCGAGTGCCGTTGGTGTGCGTGCTGGACGAAGCGGCAAACTGCTGCAAGCTCGGTGAGCTGCCCAACTACTTCACCTACGCCGGCGGGCACGGCGTCATCCTCATGGTCTGGCTGCAAGTCCTCGAACAGGGCAAACAGATCTGGGGTGAAGAGGGCCTGTACAAGATGTTTGCCCAATCGGTTGAGTGCTACGGCGGCGGCATCGGCGACACCACCTACCTGCGGCGATGGGTCGAACTGATCGGCAACCACGAAGTCGCCGACACCCAGATAAACACCAGCCGCGGCGGCACCGGCTACACCCGCTCCTGGCGCAGCGAACCCATCGCTGAAGTCACTGACCTCGCAGCGCTGGAGAAGGACCGCGCAATCGTGCGCATCCCCGGCAACAAACCGGTCTTGGTCCGCAAAACCTTTTGGGGCGACACCGAATTCGCCCCGCTCATCCACCGCTCCCTCGAGCTGTACGAAGAAGAAAACGCCCCATGA